TGTGGCTTAAAGGCAGCACGTTTAGAACCAGCTGCAAATCCTCCTGATGGATGATGAGCTGATGACAGATTTTGCTCCTGGGTTTCTGCTCCATCTAGATGCTGTGCTCACCTGTGAGTTCAGGACTGAGAAAGACCAGAACCCTCGAATTGAGtggaagaaaaaaggaaaggcGGTgacatttgtgtattttaatcACAAATTTACAGGTAAGTCTTGACCTTCGTCTTCTCCAAAGACGAAGGAACCAGGTGACTTTGTAAGCCTTTCtttccatcatcctcatcctaaAACTAAAattgttctttgttttcatcCCTAAATTATGTTTTGTCAGTTCCCTAAGGTCTTTCCTTGATCTTCCTCTCTAGGTTCTTATGCAGGACGAGCAAAGATAGAGGGAGCGACTCTGACGATTCACTCTGTCACTCAGAGAGACTCGGGTGAATATCGCTGTGAGGTGACTGCAGGCGAGGATCACGTCAACCTTGGAGAGGCGACCGTAACGCTCAACGTGCTCGGTACGAGTCCCATGAATGAGTAACATCTCACTCACGTTCTTTGTAAAAGGAAGCGAGGGATTTCTCAGATCTTATCCAGTCTCACACCCCTTCCTGTGAACGTTGCTCTCATAGTCATGTGGTCAGTTTTCTGATTACCAAATCACTCTCAAACACTGGGTCAGTCGACCAAGACACCAAAGGTCCTAATTGCTCCCCAGGGTGTCGCCACATGGTTACACATCACTtcacatttgcatgtgtgtgtgtgtatgcgtgtgtcacaggtctgtgtgtgtgtgtgtgtaaaaatatacTACAGTGAAGACATCATTTCCCATTGAGGAATCAATAACATATAATGTCTTACTTCTACAATAATGGATAAATATATGacaaagtgaggcacgcagttctccagcctcatggtagggggcgctggtgatccaaGGGATTCGCCAGaggagaagtgacagtaaactacaattgATAGTGAAGCGCGTCAAGTGCGTCCATTTGTTTTCCCGCTCACCTTGCCTCATTATAAAAAtagaggattacatatctcaactcaaaatttttcttatgcttttgttcagaaggaacttcatttataagtaaacataacatatttaaaaaaaaaacgtgcaggtaacaacataacctaagtttttttaatcaaatgtgtgtgattctgctatgagactttaaaaataacccatttACTGTTGCCTATTAAATGGTGAAAAAGCTACGCTGTAGGTTCAATATGTTCATACGTAAACATCTttatctgattatgatgaacctcactgcacgtcactgtACCCATGAATATGTGTGAGTACATgaatgaggaagaaaaggaaTGCATGATGCAACCGGATGAATGTTCCTCACTGATGTTTGCAGACGTGGAGCATTCTGGGTGACCTTGAGCTTCAAGAACAGACTGGAGGTCCTTTGTGTGCAGAGATGGTTGTCGTCATTCTAATCCAGTCTCagtgtacaattttttttatgcttAAGAGGGATTGGTTAGTTTTCTTATGGCAGACGCATCAGTGTGGAACATATTTCTgtatatttgttatatttgtcaTTCTGCTGCATCCAGAGCTCCTTCCTGTCTCTGCCTCCTTAGTGCCTCCTCACGTTCCGTCCTGCGAGGTGCCCACCTCTGTGTTTGTGGGTTCTGGCCTGGAGCTTCTCTGTAAGGACAAACTCAGTGTTCCTCCTGCCACCTACCGCTGGTACAAAGACAACAAGGCTCTGATGACCACAGCAGGAACTCCGTATAGCATTGACATGAACATGGGAACGCTGGTCAGTGGACAGTACAgtatgcaaaaacaaaaacacacacttcattgtACTCAGGACTATATAGACATAGTTGTTTATCAATGTATTGACTTTTCATCTGGTGTTTGCCTGGAGCAGAAGTTGAAGAGTGTGTCCAAAACAGATGAAGGGATGTACCGCTGTGAGTCCTTCAACAGTGTGGGGGCCCCTAAGAGCTGTGTGGCCCAGCAACTCAATGTTATCGAATGTAAGTCGTTGTGTTACAGTTCCTCTTTGGAGTTTAATCGTGGTTCTCTGGTCAACAAAGACCAAAGTAACACACTCTCTCCTCTTCTAGATCCTTGGAATCTGGCAATTCTGATATCAGGAGCTGCAGCTTTTGTGATGTTCATCTTCTTCTGCTGCCTCTGTGTTTATGTCTGCCGACGCCGAGGCTGCTGCAAGAGTGAGTAGCGCGACGCGTGCATCCGCCCTCGTTTTAAATCTACTGACTAAAGCATTTCAATCAGAGAAATAAAGTGTGAAAATGGACGGTGAGTAACTCCTGcagagcaataaaaaacaacaacactttaaacaACCTACAGACAGTCATAGCAGAAGTGTTAAAAATCACAtgcataaaatgtaaatgtgtttttacactCCACACATTTGTTAACACCATCCACTGCTCaatagtttgtgtgtgaaacaggTAGAAAGAGTTCCTTGGGGGACAATTCACACATGAGGGATGAGGGATTTTTTGCACATTCTTTTTAGCATAAAGGTAAATTCAGGTAACATCCTGTgagcaggaaaagaagaacGCCTCccaggagaaataaaaaaagaaaaattgatgCAGGACCTGACAGGGTTTCGGATCGGCTTAGACATTATCGTTACTGCTGCCAACAAAATCCATGATAAACTCAGCCGTTTTGtaatctttctcttcttttgtttcCTTGAACAGAGGACAAGAAAACTAAAAGGTAAGTCCATTCCATCTCTGTCTTCTATGTGGATGAGCAAAAGTGTTGAACCATCACCCTTTATCTTCTAGCACCAAGTGTTtcaaccctcctcctcctccacctcctccgatCCACAACGTGAGTAACCAGAGGGAGGGTTGTTGTGTCTGGGCCCACCGTCATCGATCTGATCAGCCATTAAATCCTGTAGATAAGTTGATGATATCTAAGGAAATCATTTATCGTGTGTCTCTCTTCTCTCAACAGCTCAAACACTACAAACAAACTCACTCATTCATGAtctgaggagaaaaacaatCGCACAACCCGTCTGAAGGTCAGCTGAGGAAGCTTCTCAAGTATCtcgtcacttcctgtgttcttgCATCGATGCATTTCTCACATGTTCCTTACTTTCATACCTCCAATAATCTCAGTACATAGTACTATGAATTCAGGGTTTAACTAGACTCCTTCAAATGCTGTAatctgtttagtttttttttcttcttctggtgtgtcagaacattttaaaattttgttttaaattcattataTGAATGATCTCAAGTTtagtgattgttttttttaagctcTTCTTCGCCATCTATAGGCAAAAACCTGTTACTGCTGACAAATACTATATAAATAAGAATGGtgttacttttaatttttatttagatGTTTTCATATgagttattattttctttattattttactgttgtatagaaaatgtttgtgtgtgttaaataaagCTGTATAAATTCAAATGGTGTAAAATGAGCGATGAATGAACAGGTGTCTGCACACACTGAATGGTGTCCTGGACGTATTTGAAATCTGTGATGccattttgtctattttttgaTCAATAAAGAACGCTGAAAAGTGAGAGCGGCATATTTTATCAGGTCATTGATACGAAATCAATAATACCACAATATAATGAGCATACGCTGAAATTATATAGgctattattttttaaacagctCAGCACTGGAAAAGAACCtctcaattttgtttttttcattttgcattgcAAGAATAATGTCAGAATAATGTTAGTATATAACTGTAGCTCACTTTTTTTCAGTCCAGCCTCACAAAACCACCAGAGTGGCTGTAGATTCCTTAATATGGACTAGAACTGCATTTATCACGATGAtaatattgatgatgatgatgatgatgatgatgatgatgatgatgatgatgatttattttacaatagtAAATATGAAGACTGGTTCTGGAGACCAGGCCTCAGTCTAGTTGGGGGTGATCCACGTTTATTATATGGCCACCAGATGGCGCCACAACTTCAATATGTGCACAGGTtaactactgtatatctttTCTTGTAGTTTCTGTTTGACGAAGGCTTTTAGTGTCAAAAATCAGTAATAGGGATCTTGCTCATGGTCATAATCTCCTCTTGTGATCAAATTAAATGGTGGTATTGATCTGAAAGTAAAGCTCAAAGCCACACAATCATCACAATCTTTTGATCAACCACTCAGGCTGGAGGAAAGACCAGCCATCCATttgtaaaatatgcaaatgctGTTCCATAGTTACTCACATGTGAGTGAGAAGTGTACACTCAATGGGCACAGTGCAGGTATTAGCATactgaaattatatttttgaatttgCTGAAAGCCTTTTTGAGAGGCGTTCACAAGCCAGTGGCATCTGTGCCCAAAATATACCTCGTTCTCCATTTACTAccttatttatttgatttctgtGTAAAGGACAATACAATATAAACATgccaaatgaaacaaacaaacagacaaacaaacatgtgggATGTTCATAGCGTGATTCATTTTATCTGGCATGCATTGTATACATTTCCCTCTTCcttgtacaaacatgatggtaGTTAACTCGGTGACCTTCAGTTTTACGTCTCAGAACATTTTGTCCATTGTGCAGGATGTGATGTTTGGGACAGACATACATAGATAGAAAGTGATGTTTAACATCATATTGTAcagtgtttttcctgttttgtttaaaaaaaaattaaaatagtgaGGGTTTTCTTTACTTCAATGAATAAAATTGTATACAAGTAAATCTTTACTTAATTGTAAGAAGCAACaccacactaaaaaaaacagactatTACACATTTAAGAGCATTTCAGAGTTTGCCTCGGGAAAAGTACACAAATATATTCTGCAAACTGTTGCAAATGTAAGAGAAGCAGATCATAGTAAATTTAAGAGTGaaatcaaaaacattattttagtgTAACTTGTCTACAACTTTATCTCACAGCCACATAATGGTCACAATGGGCTTGACTGACTTCTCTCATTCTGTAATGTTTTTTAGAAGGCAACTATTCTGTGTGCAAAGCATTTAAGTACACTTAATCCCTTATTCACCATATTCATTACATATTAGTATTAGTTATTATAAGCATATTAACCCAGCATGACAGATTCTTTACTGccacttgttttttatttttgttattagaTTTTTATGGATACTTGTCCCAGATTAGAGTTCCAGGGGACTCTTCCATCACATGTTTTAGCTAACTGTGTATATTCCACAGAGGAAAGATGCTGTGAAAGTAAGTGAGAGATAGAGAACAGCTGAGTGGGCGGTGGCTGTCAAAGGAAATCTGTGTCAATAGCACTGTTTTCTTAGATGTTAAATTAAGCCTCAGTCCTGGTTTCCTCAGACACGGCTCCTTCCTCTCTACCTGGGAGCAAAGTACCAGAGTTGAGCTCGCCTGAAAATGCCCAAGAGCACAACCTCTCTATGAAGAGATGACATAATAATCACAGTGAACAGGtgacataataataacagtGAACAGGTGACATAATAATCGCAGTGAACAGGTGACATAATAATCGCAGCACACGGTATGAGTCACAGCCTAACGCTTGTCTTTTCTTACATATAGACAAAACTAGTTTCTGCCAGTTTTTATTTGggagttttcttgttttttggtACCTCTGCCAACAACAGTCGCCTGAGAGAATGTGATCatgctctttatttatttttttggctaGCCCATAATAATCCCAAAAGTTATTTCATATCATGATGGAACTTTCTGTATGGGCGGGTCTTGGCTCAAGGAACAGTCtggatcaattttttttcactttcctAAACATTGTCAGACATCTGGATCTGGGAGATTAACAAACCTACCTGGAGGGGGGCCAAAGCGTATTGGATCACAGTTTTTGCATGTCGCTGCCAGCAAACAGAGATAATGTAGATTCATTCAAATTGATTTATGCATCTGTCTTGTATCTGTAAAAGACATTTCTGTGttacatatatttatacacacatttCTGGACATTCTTTTCTGATTATTCAGGCTTTATTGACAGATATACGCTCTTTAAGTGTTCATTACTCAGCTTCTTCCTTTATAATTCTTTGCCACCCAGGTTGTAAAATGCTTACATTTGCCATACCCTCCACATTAAATACTGCTGGGTTACAGTTACATCATATACACACATGGATGAATTTATGCCTCTGGCATTGTGGCAAAAGAAGCAGGAAGAAGACCACTGGCACAGTAATAGCACAGGAAACTctcatcctgctgctgcagTAAGAAATAGCATCACTTAAACATTTAAACCCCACTAGATGACATCTCCCACAGTTTCATTAAATCTTCATACCGAGGTTCTCTTACAAAGCTCAGAATCTGTTTGTGCTTGAagcagagagagtgtgtgtttgctattTGTactctgttttctgtctgcagccTGAATACTGCTATTATTTTGCGTTGTTCACTGACAAGACAGTTATGTGTAATTACAACAGTGCTGGATGCTGGAAATGGTTTttaccaccacacacacacacggacgcacgcacgcacgcacgcacacacacacacacacacacactcacacacacacacacacacacacacacacacacacacacacacacacacacacacacacacacacacacatacacacgcacactcgcaaacacagcagcagcagcagggtgcTTCTTATTCCAGCTTCAACAGGAACAGTGTGGGCAGAAGT
This window of the Antennarius striatus isolate MH-2024 chromosome 12, ASM4005453v1, whole genome shotgun sequence genome carries:
- the jam2b gene encoding junctional adhesion molecule 2b, with the translated sequence MNTLKLLALHLLVSLLHCPFCVLVTVSSSKPQVEVHEHTDAVLTCEFRTEKDQNPRIEWKKKGKAVTFVYFNHKFTGSYAGRAKIEGATLTIHSVTQRDSGEYRCEVTAGEDHVNLGEATVTLNVLVPPHVPSCEVPTSVFVGSGLELLCKDKLSVPPATYRWYKDNKALMTTAGTPYSIDMNMGTLKLKSVSKTDEGMYRCESFNSVGAPKSCVAQQLNVIEYPWNLAILISGAAAFVMFIFFCCLCVYVCRRRGCCKKDKKTKSTKCFNPPPPPPPPIHNLKHYKQTHSFMI